A genomic window from Agrobacterium tumefaciens includes:
- a CDS encoding class I SAM-dependent methyltransferase, translated as MNTDIVDLREFYHSPLGRSAEQAITMALSTLWPPLPEERLVGLGYAVPFLERFRHDTERTFAFMPAGQGAVNWPAGELSSTALVFDEELPLPDSSIDRVLMVHALEFAENPRETLKELWRVLAPGGRLVIVVPNRRGVWARMEHTPFGSGRPYSRGQLTALLRETNFTPGATAEALFFPPTTSRPVLKFRRYLEHTGRRLWPLFSGVIVVEAQKRLYQGLPVTQRASRRVFVPVLAPQGVPTTRTATSQVKPR; from the coding sequence ATGAATACCGATATCGTCGATCTGCGCGAATTCTATCATTCTCCGCTTGGCCGCTCGGCCGAGCAGGCGATCACCATGGCGCTATCGACGCTGTGGCCGCCCTTGCCGGAGGAGCGGCTGGTCGGCCTTGGTTATGCCGTGCCGTTTCTGGAGCGGTTCCGCCATGATACGGAGCGCACTTTCGCCTTCATGCCGGCGGGGCAGGGGGCGGTGAACTGGCCGGCTGGCGAGTTGTCTTCAACGGCGCTGGTGTTCGACGAGGAACTGCCGCTTCCCGATTCGTCGATAGACCGGGTTCTGATGGTGCATGCGCTGGAATTTGCCGAAAACCCGCGCGAAACGCTGAAAGAACTCTGGCGGGTGCTGGCGCCGGGCGGCCGTCTGGTGATTGTCGTGCCGAACCGACGCGGCGTCTGGGCACGCATGGAACATACGCCTTTCGGTTCTGGTCGACCCTATTCGCGCGGGCAGTTGACGGCGCTTTTGCGCGAAACCAATTTCACGCCGGGAGCCACCGCCGAGGCGCTGTTCTTCCCGCCCACCACCAGCCGGCCGGTGCTGAAGTTCCGCCGTTATCTCGAACATACCGGCCGCCGGCTGTGGCCGCTTTTTTCCGGCGTCATCGTGGTGGAAGCCCAGAAACGTCTCTACCAAGGACTGCCCGTCACCCAGCGCGCCTCGCGCCGGGTTTTCGTGCCGGTTCTGGCCCCGCAGGGGGTGCCCACCACCCGCACTGCAACAAGCCAAGTAAAGCCGCGCTGA
- a CDS encoding lysophospholipid acyltransferase family protein: MLKLRSFLFNTLFYLNLIVRMIVLTPIYFILPRKIAFEIPKNWARSNHWLMKTIVGTTFEIEGLENIPETGCIFAPKHQSFWDTYALLPNLPDPVYILKRELMWIPLFGWYVMKQRMIPVNRAARGKVMLKVMERAKEEMAAGRELIIYPEGTRRPPGAEPEYRYGIARLYRDLQVPVIPVAMHPGLFWPRRSTMRYPGHFKVRILPAIEPGLDPDVFFKRLIDVTEKASDELLLETARNNPHLPLPPTAIKRIAELQGTGTPSAD; encoded by the coding sequence ATGCTCAAGCTGCGCTCTTTTCTTTTCAATACGCTGTTTTATCTCAACCTGATTGTCCGCATGATCGTGCTGACACCGATCTATTTCATTCTGCCGCGCAAGATCGCCTTCGAAATCCCCAAGAACTGGGCGCGGTCCAACCATTGGCTGATGAAAACCATCGTCGGCACCACCTTCGAGATCGAGGGGCTGGAGAACATCCCGGAAACCGGCTGCATCTTCGCGCCCAAACATCAATCCTTCTGGGATACTTACGCACTGCTGCCCAATCTGCCGGACCCCGTCTACATTCTGAAACGGGAATTGATGTGGATTCCGCTATTCGGCTGGTATGTGATGAAACAGCGGATGATCCCGGTCAACCGCGCCGCGCGCGGCAAGGTCATGCTGAAGGTGATGGAGCGGGCGAAAGAGGAAATGGCGGCGGGTCGCGAACTCATCATCTATCCCGAAGGCACACGCCGCCCGCCCGGCGCCGAGCCGGAGTACCGTTACGGTATCGCCCGGCTTTACCGTGATCTGCAGGTGCCGGTCATTCCCGTCGCCATGCATCCCGGCCTCTTCTGGCCACGCCGTTCGACAATGCGTTATCCCGGCCATTTCAAGGTGCGTATCCTGCCGGCCATCGAGCCGGGGCTGGATCCCGATGTGTTTTTCAAGCGATTGATCGACGTCACGGAAAAGGCGAGCGACGAGTTGCTGCTGGAAACCGCGCGCAACAATCCGCACTTGCCGTTGCCGCCAACCGCCATCAAGCGGATCGCCGAACTTCAAGGCACGGGCACGCCCTCCGCCGACTGA
- a CDS encoding YdcF family protein, translating to MDQDQTTTRPARRGLLSRRGPLRRFIRGFILLCVVLLGVFLGGFLWFADSVASMRPPEGTKGDAIIVLTGGYQRIEQAVGLLRDGVGKRLLISGVNPATTRSQIRKMTQGSSDMFSCCVDMGYKAIDTIGNANEAASWIRDHNYSSIVVVTNNYHMHRSLHELRSASPQTQFIAYPVISADLARTNWFVEPDVVRTMLYEYLKFVAAAGRDLTGFGKGDGLRKAAADHSTPKVAAASP from the coding sequence ATGGACCAGGATCAGACGACCACGCGACCGGCCAGAAGGGGCCTGTTGTCGCGGCGTGGTCCGTTGCGCCGTTTTATTCGCGGCTTTATCCTTCTTTGCGTTGTTCTTCTCGGCGTTTTTTTAGGCGGCTTCCTGTGGTTCGCTGACTCCGTCGCTTCCATGCGCCCGCCGGAGGGCACGAAGGGCGATGCCATCATCGTTCTGACCGGCGGCTATCAACGCATCGAACAGGCGGTCGGCCTGCTGCGTGATGGCGTGGGCAAACGTTTGCTGATTTCCGGCGTCAACCCGGCCACCACCCGCTCGCAGATCCGCAAGATGACGCAGGGCTCATCCGACATGTTTTCCTGCTGCGTGGATATGGGTTACAAAGCCATAGACACGATCGGCAACGCCAATGAAGCGGCAAGCTGGATACGCGATCACAACTATTCCTCGATTGTCGTCGTCACCAACAATTATCATATGCACCGCAGCCTGCATGAATTGCGCAGCGCCAGCCCGCAGACGCAATTCATTGCCTATCCCGTCATCAGCGCTGATCTTGCCCGCACGAACTGGTTCGTCGAGCCGGATGTGGTCAGAACCATGCTCTACGAATATTTAAAGTTCGTGGCCGCGGCAGGACGCGATCTGACCGGCTTCGGCAAGGGTGACGGCCTGCGCAAGGCCGCCGCTGACCATTCCACGCCGAAGGTCGCGGCCGCTTCTCCATGA
- a CDS encoding prephenate/arogenate dehydrogenase family protein, whose translation MGEIMFERIALIGIGLIGSSIARDIRELGLARHVTISTRSEDTLKRAEEVALGTDYTVSAAEAVKDADLVIVSVPVGASESVAQQIAPHLKPGAIVTDVGSTKASVIAQMAPHMPDNVHFIPGHPLAGTEKSGPDAGFAGLFRERWCIFTPLPGTDAKALEKLKDFWRALGSRVDEMDAEHHDKVLAIVSHLPHIIAYNIVGTADDLETVTESEVIKYSASGFRDFTRLAASDPTMWRDVCLHNKDAILEMLARFSEDLASLQRAIRWGEGDKLFELFSRTRAIRRSIVQAGQDVDAPDFGRHALDQKK comes from the coding sequence ATGGGCGAGATCATGTTTGAACGCATCGCGCTGATCGGCATCGGCCTGATTGGCTCGTCGATTGCACGCGATATCAGGGAACTGGGTCTTGCCCGCCATGTGACAATTTCCACCCGCAGCGAAGACACGCTGAAACGGGCGGAGGAGGTGGCGCTTGGCACGGATTATACCGTCTCGGCGGCAGAGGCGGTGAAGGATGCCGATCTCGTCATCGTCTCGGTGCCGGTCGGTGCTTCGGAAAGTGTGGCGCAGCAGATCGCGCCGCATCTGAAGCCGGGCGCCATCGTGACCGATGTCGGCTCCACCAAGGCTTCGGTCATCGCCCAGATGGCCCCGCATATGCCCGACAATGTGCATTTCATTCCCGGACACCCGCTGGCGGGTACGGAAAAATCCGGCCCGGATGCTGGTTTCGCCGGTCTCTTCCGTGAGCGCTGGTGCATCTTCACGCCGCTGCCGGGCACGGATGCCAAGGCGCTGGAAAAGCTGAAGGATTTCTGGCGGGCGCTCGGTTCCCGCGTCGATGAAATGGATGCCGAGCATCACGACAAGGTTTTGGCGATCGTCTCGCATCTGCCGCATATCATCGCCTACAATATCGTCGGCACGGCGGATGATCTGGAGACGGTGACCGAATCGGAAGTCATCAAATATTCCGCCTCCGGTTTCCGCGATTTCACCCGTCTCGCCGCTTCCGATCCGACCATGTGGCGTGACGTCTGCCTGCACAACAAGGATGCCATCCTTGAAATGCTGGCACGGTTTTCCGAAGACCTTGCGTCGCTGCAAAGGGCGATCCGCTGGGGCGAGGGCGACAAGCTGTTTGAGCTGTTTTCCCGCACCCGCGCCATCCGCCGTTCTATCGTGCAGGCTGGTCAGGACGTCGACGCGCCGGACTTCGGCCGTCATGCGCTGGATCAGAAGAAGTAG
- the ftsE gene encoding cell division ATP-binding protein FtsE, producing MIHFENVGLRYGMGPEILRDMTFDIPKGSFQFLTGPSGAGKTSLLRMLLMSLQPTRGNIRMFNRDVSRIPRSELPMLRRRVGIVFQDFRLLDHLTTYENVALPLRVRGKEESAYRNDVIELLKWVGLGERINVLPAILSGGEKQRAAIARALMDQPEILLADEPTGNVDPPMAKRLLNLFLELNRLGTAVVIATHDFALMDQIDARRMILTEGRLDIYE from the coding sequence TTGATCCATTTCGAAAATGTCGGGTTGCGTTACGGCATGGGGCCCGAGATCCTGAGGGACATGACCTTCGATATTCCCAAGGGTTCGTTCCAGTTTCTGACCGGCCCTTCGGGTGCGGGCAAGACCTCGCTGCTGCGCATGCTTTTGATGTCGCTGCAGCCCACCCGCGGTAATATCCGCATGTTCAACCGCGATGTATCGCGCATTCCGCGCAGCGAGTTGCCGATGTTGCGCCGCCGTGTCGGCATCGTCTTTCAGGATTTCCGGCTGCTGGATCATCTGACGACCTATGAGAATGTCGCCCTGCCGCTGCGGGTGCGCGGCAAGGAGGAAAGCGCTTACCGCAACGATGTGATCGAGCTGCTGAAGTGGGTTGGGCTTGGCGAGCGCATCAATGTGCTGCCGGCCATCTTGTCCGGCGGGGAAAAGCAGCGCGCCGCCATTGCCCGCGCGCTGATGGACCAGCCGGAAATCCTGCTGGCCGACGAGCCGACCGGCAACGTTGATCCGCCGATGGCCAAGCGTCTTCTCAATCTCTTCCTCGAACTCAACCGGCTGGGCACGGCTGTCGTCATCGCCACCCACGATTTCGCGCTGATGGACCAGATCGACGCGCGCCGGATGATCCTGACCGAAGGGCGGCTCGACATCTATGAATGA
- a CDS encoding cupin domain-containing protein, whose translation MSADLSAEAIIRELGLEPHPEGGFYHQTFRDKAGGERGHSTAIYYLLEKGVRSHWHRVTDAVEVWHYYAGAPIALHLSQDGREVQTFTLGPAILEGERPQVIVPANCWQSAESLGDFTLVGCTVSPGFAFSSFIMAEPGWSPGDAL comes from the coding sequence ATGAGCGCCGATCTGTCTGCGGAAGCGATCATTCGCGAATTGGGGCTGGAACCGCATCCGGAGGGTGGTTTTTACCACCAGACTTTTCGCGACAAGGCAGGCGGCGAGCGTGGCCATTCGACGGCGATTTATTATCTGCTGGAAAAGGGCGTGCGCTCACACTGGCATCGGGTCACCGACGCGGTTGAGGTCTGGCACTATTATGCCGGCGCGCCGATCGCGCTGCATCTTTCGCAAGACGGGCGGGAGGTACAGACCTTCACGCTCGGTCCCGCCATTCTCGAAGGCGAGCGTCCGCAGGTGATCGTGCCGGCTAATTGCTGGCAATCGGCGGAAAGCCTCGGCGATTTCACCCTTGTCGGCTGCACGGTCTCACCGGGATTCGCCTTCTCAAGCTTCATTATGGCCGAGCCCGGCTGGTCGCCTGGGGATGCGCTATAA
- a CDS encoding GNAT family N-acetyltransferase — protein MILISAATDDDIEWLLREDKWIGEDWLRRCVGHREYLVAKEDTILVGFLRFSMFWGKIPYMDMIRVIPEFRGHGVGATLTVFWETLMREQGASLVMTSSQQDEQEPQTWHRRNGYKEAGILNLPKIQDAAEVFFTKTLC, from the coding sequence ATGATATTGATATCGGCGGCTACGGATGACGATATCGAATGGCTGCTGCGCGAAGACAAATGGATCGGTGAGGATTGGTTGCGGCGTTGCGTCGGACACCGCGAATATCTCGTCGCGAAAGAAGATACGATTCTAGTCGGTTTTCTGCGGTTCTCGATGTTCTGGGGCAAGATTCCTTACATGGACATGATCCGCGTCATTCCCGAGTTTCGCGGGCATGGCGTCGGTGCAACGCTTACAGTTTTTTGGGAAACCCTGATGCGTGAGCAGGGTGCCTCACTGGTGATGACCTCCAGCCAGCAGGACGAGCAGGAACCGCAGACGTGGCATCGTCGCAATGGATACAAAGAAGCTGGCATCCTGAACCTCCCAAAAATTCAGGATGCCGCTGAGGTGTTTTTTACAAAAACTCTCTGTTAA
- a CDS encoding gamma-glutamylcyclotransferase, with amino-acid sequence MDDFWVFGYGSLMWNPGFAFEERQQARLHGYRRSLCISSSVYRGTEEKPGLVLGLERGGSCLGVAFRVQGKDQDSVMAYLRERELVTNVYKERVVAIAFADGRRGSAVTYVADPAHEQYIGGLAVAEAASIVATASGRSGPNTDYVFNTVQHLQDMGIRDSLLESIAANVGTLVVQSAEGVPVP; translated from the coding sequence ATGGACGATTTTTGGGTCTTTGGCTACGGTTCGTTGATGTGGAACCCCGGCTTTGCCTTTGAGGAAAGGCAGCAGGCGCGGCTGCATGGCTATCGCCGCTCCCTTTGCATCAGTTCCAGCGTTTATCGTGGCACGGAGGAAAAGCCCGGTCTTGTGCTGGGTCTGGAGCGCGGCGGCTCCTGCCTCGGTGTTGCATTTCGCGTGCAGGGCAAGGATCAGGATTCCGTCATGGCTTATCTGCGCGAGCGCGAACTGGTGACGAATGTCTACAAGGAACGGGTGGTTGCCATTGCATTTGCCGACGGCAGGCGCGGCAGCGCCGTAACCTATGTGGCCGACCCCGCGCATGAGCAATATATCGGCGGTCTTGCTGTGGCCGAGGCGGCCAGCATCGTCGCGACTGCCTCGGGTCGGTCCGGCCCGAACACGGATTACGTTTTCAATACCGTGCAGCATCTACAGGATATGGGCATTCGCGACTCTCTGCTGGAAAGCATTGCCGCCAATGTCGGCACGCTCGTGGTTCAGTCGGCGGAGGGCGTGCCCGTGCCTTGA
- a CDS encoding DUF2125 domain-containing protein, with translation MAASSQSGTAKKFLWLAIAVAVVIGLYTAGWFYAADRLKQTVLNVIAPSQARNLSAECGDIAFRGYPFRIGLFCSKVTVDDSGNGVSASFGELRSAAQVYNPGHIVWELDSPAEIRSAHGLTVSASWQNMQSSVVTKLKGIDRSSLVIDGLKAQAVSSVTGQTIDFDAVKTEMHLRQNGTDLDGAITLTDSATVIKDWPQVLPRLDAIVDVTLAGKAGMVDGSDTSGLYGTSGELRRLVADIGDGRTMRISGPFSFDNEGYLSGQFKLEIEKLGAWSDNAKQAFPQLQSTIDTARKLLGALAGGGDRASVDLVVDRGRATVSGFIPLGKIPPI, from the coding sequence ATGGCAGCGTCAAGCCAATCCGGCACCGCCAAAAAATTCCTCTGGCTTGCCATCGCCGTCGCGGTGGTCATCGGACTTTATACGGCCGGGTGGTTTTATGCCGCCGACAGGCTAAAGCAGACGGTGCTGAACGTCATTGCTCCCTCACAGGCGAGGAATCTCAGCGCCGAATGCGGCGATATCGCCTTCCGGGGTTATCCTTTCCGCATCGGCCTCTTCTGCTCAAAGGTGACAGTGGACGACAGCGGGAACGGCGTTTCCGCGTCTTTCGGCGAGCTTCGCTCGGCGGCACAGGTCTATAATCCCGGCCACATCGTCTGGGAACTCGATTCGCCCGCAGAAATCCGCTCCGCCCATGGCCTGACCGTTTCAGCCTCCTGGCAGAACATGCAGTCGAGCGTCGTCACCAAGCTGAAGGGCATCGACCGCAGCTCGCTTGTCATCGACGGGCTGAAGGCGCAGGCGGTTTCCTCCGTCACCGGCCAGACGATCGACTTCGATGCCGTCAAGACGGAGATGCACCTGCGCCAGAACGGGACCGATCTTGACGGCGCAATCACGCTGACCGACTCGGCCACCGTCATCAAGGACTGGCCGCAAGTTCTTCCCCGCCTCGACGCCATCGTCGATGTGACGCTCGCGGGTAAGGCGGGCATGGTGGACGGCAGCGACACGTCAGGCCTTTACGGCACAAGCGGCGAGCTTCGCCGGCTGGTGGCCGATATTGGCGACGGCCGCACCATGCGCATCAGCGGCCCCTTCTCGTTTGACAATGAGGGCTATCTCTCCGGCCAGTTCAAGCTGGAGATCGAAAAGCTCGGCGCTTGGTCGGACAATGCCAAACAGGCTTTTCCACAGCTGCAATCCACCATCGATACGGCCCGCAAGCTGCTCGGCGCTCTCGCCGGCGGCGGAGACAGGGCATCCGTCGATCTCGTGGTGGACCGCGGCCGCGCCACTGTCAGCGGCTTCATTCCGCTGGGCAAGATTCCGCCGATTTAA
- a CDS encoding cell division protein FtsX, protein MNEITRKQLTPEPAQPKRPPMRIRPMAPILPPSNIQGNALMVVIAIMAFLACLTLGAVSMVRATAATWQSQISREITIQIKPEDGLDMNAALNKARNLALTFVGTRDGTILDDAATSRLLEPWLGSGLDLSELPIPRLVVITIDENNPPDFQAMRDMLKAELPQAFLDDHRTWVDRLVSMARTTVMIGLGVLILVFTAMVLTVVFATRGALSGNRHIVEVLHFVGAESSFVAREFQKHFLKISLKGAAAGGALAAAVFLAAGFWQSSTVATPQSDQASALFGSFSVGLGGYIGIATTMIVIALLTTITARVTVIRTIDDIDRVRSDPSKSDGLTS, encoded by the coding sequence ATGAATGAGATCACCCGCAAACAGCTGACCCCGGAACCGGCCCAGCCGAAGCGCCCGCCCATGCGCATCCGCCCGATGGCGCCCATCCTGCCGCCGTCGAACATTCAGGGCAATGCGCTGATGGTGGTGATCGCCATCATGGCCTTTCTCGCCTGCCTGACGCTCGGCGCCGTCTCCATGGTGCGCGCCACCGCCGCCACCTGGCAGAGCCAGATTTCCCGCGAGATCACCATCCAGATCAAGCCCGAGGACGGGCTGGACATGAATGCGGCGCTCAACAAGGCGCGCAATCTGGCGCTCACCTTCGTCGGCACGCGAGACGGCACGATCCTTGACGATGCGGCGACATCGCGCCTACTGGAGCCATGGCTCGGCAGCGGTCTTGACCTTTCCGAACTGCCGATACCGCGCCTCGTCGTCATCACCATCGATGAAAACAATCCGCCCGATTTTCAGGCGATGCGGGACATGCTGAAGGCCGAGCTTCCGCAGGCGTTTCTGGATGACCACCGCACCTGGGTGGACAGGTTGGTCTCCATGGCCAGAACCACGGTCATGATCGGCCTCGGCGTTCTGATCCTCGTTTTCACCGCCATGGTGCTGACCGTGGTGTTTGCAACGCGCGGGGCGCTTTCCGGCAACCGGCATATCGTTGAGGTTCTGCATTTCGTCGGCGCGGAAAGCAGCTTTGTGGCACGGGAATTCCAGAAACACTTCCTGAAGATCAGCCTTAAAGGGGCGGCCGCAGGCGGCGCGCTCGCCGCAGCGGTTTTCCTTGCCGCCGGTTTCTGGCAATCGAGCACGGTCGCCACGCCGCAGAGCGATCAGGCAAGCGCGCTTTTCGGTTCCTTTTCCGTTGGTCTCGGCGGCTATATCGGCATCGCCACAACGATGATCGTCATAGCACTTCTCACGACCATTACGGCACGCGTGACCGTCATCCGCACCATCGACGATATCGACCGCGTCCGCTCCGATCCGTCGAAAAGTGACGGCCTCACATCATGA
- the hisC gene encoding histidinol-phosphate transaminase, translated as MSAELNQPVPRPGILDIAAYVPGKEHVDGVAKVYKLSSNETPLGPSPKAIEAFGTAASHLEIYPDGQAIALRQAIADVHGLNIANIMCGNGSDELLGLLCHVYLGAGDEAIITEHGFLVYKIQIMGAGATPVTVKEKDCAVDVDAILAAVTPKTKMVFVANPGNPTGTYVPVAEIRRLQSGLPKHVVLVLDAAYAEYVRKNDYEAGLELVSGNRNVVMTRTFSKVYGLAALRVGWMYGPAAVIDALNRVRGPFNMSAPAIAAGAAAIRDQAFVEKAVAHNALWMEKLVTTFTGLGLTVTPSVTNFILIHFPDQDGKRAADADEFLSRRGYILRAVRGYGFPNALRMTVGSEEANLGVIAALTEFMGQA; from the coding sequence ATGAGTGCAGAGCTTAACCAACCTGTTCCGCGTCCGGGTATTCTGGATATCGCCGCTTATGTTCCCGGCAAGGAACATGTGGACGGCGTTGCGAAGGTTTATAAGCTCTCCTCCAATGAAACGCCGCTTGGGCCGAGCCCGAAGGCGATCGAGGCTTTCGGCACCGCCGCCAGCCATCTGGAAATCTATCCGGACGGTCAGGCGATCGCGCTGCGTCAGGCGATTGCCGATGTGCATGGCCTCAACATCGCGAATATCATGTGCGGCAACGGTTCGGACGAGCTGCTCGGCCTGCTGTGCCACGTCTATCTGGGTGCAGGCGATGAGGCGATCATCACCGAGCATGGTTTCCTCGTCTACAAGATCCAGATCATGGGTGCGGGCGCGACCCCGGTGACGGTGAAGGAAAAGGATTGCGCGGTGGATGTGGATGCGATCCTCGCCGCCGTGACGCCGAAGACCAAGATGGTTTTCGTCGCCAATCCGGGCAACCCTACCGGCACCTATGTTCCGGTTGCGGAAATCCGCCGTCTTCAGTCCGGCCTGCCGAAACATGTCGTGCTGGTGCTGGATGCGGCTTACGCCGAATATGTGCGCAAAAATGATTACGAAGCCGGGCTGGAGCTGGTTTCCGGCAACCGAAACGTGGTGATGACCCGCACCTTCTCCAAGGTTTACGGTCTGGCCGCGCTGCGTGTCGGCTGGATGTATGGTCCGGCCGCCGTCATCGATGCGCTGAACCGTGTGCGCGGCCCGTTCAACATGAGCGCGCCGGCCATCGCTGCCGGTGCCGCTGCAATCCGCGATCAGGCCTTCGTTGAAAAGGCCGTGGCGCATAATGCCCTGTGGATGGAAAAGCTGGTCACTACCTTCACCGGTCTCGGTCTCACCGTCACGCCTTCGGTCACCAACTTCATTCTCATCCATTTTCCGGATCAGGACGGCAAGCGTGCGGCGGATGCGGATGAGTTCCTGAGCCGCCGCGGTTATATTCTGCGTGCGGTGCGTGGTTACGGCTTCCCGAATGCGCTGAGAATGACGGTCGGCTCGGAAGAGGCCAATCTCGGCGTCATCGCTGCTCTCACCGAGTTCATGGGGCAGGCGTGA
- the gloB gene encoding hydroxyacylglutathione hydrolase, translating to MKPLEIDVFLCRSDNFGVLLHDPESGATATIDAPEEGPILRALDGHGWKLTHIFTTHHHQDHVEANLALKDKFRCEVYGPYDEAIAIPGLDRSQADGDEFEFAGRRVQVIATPGHTAGHICYYLPDDGLLFAADTLFAMGCGRLFERPATDMWHSFQKLMALPDETRVYFGHEYTLSNARFALTVDPDNAVLSERAARVETARKANEFTIPTTIGLEKQTNPYMRVADAGIRRHLGLEGAADADVFAEIRTRKDNF from the coding sequence ATGAAACCTTTGGAAATAGACGTCTTTCTTTGCCGCAGCGACAATTTCGGAGTGCTCCTGCATGATCCCGAAAGCGGGGCGACGGCCACCATCGACGCACCGGAAGAAGGGCCTATCCTGCGCGCGCTCGACGGCCACGGCTGGAAACTGACCCATATCTTCACCACCCACCACCATCAGGACCACGTGGAAGCCAATCTGGCGCTGAAGGACAAGTTCCGCTGCGAGGTATACGGCCCCTATGACGAGGCGATTGCGATCCCCGGCCTCGATCGCTCGCAGGCCGATGGTGACGAGTTCGAATTTGCCGGACGCCGCGTTCAGGTCATCGCCACACCCGGCCACACGGCGGGTCATATCTGTTATTATCTGCCGGATGACGGCCTGTTGTTTGCCGCCGATACGCTGTTTGCCATGGGTTGCGGTCGCCTGTTCGAACGCCCGGCGACGGACATGTGGCACTCCTTCCAGAAGCTGATGGCCCTGCCGGATGAGACGCGGGTCTATTTCGGCCACGAATATACGCTTTCGAATGCCCGTTTTGCACTGACCGTCGACCCTGATAATGCCGTGTTGAGCGAGCGCGCGGCGCGTGTCGAGACGGCGCGGAAGGCCAATGAGTTCACCATTCCCACCACCATCGGGCTCGAAAAGCAGACAAATCCCTATATGCGCGTGGCGGATGCCGGCATTCGCAGACATCTCGGTCTTGAAGGGGCCGCCGATGCCGACGTCTTTGCGGAAATCCGCACGCGCAAGGACAATTTCTGA
- the hpt gene encoding hypoxanthine phosphoribosyltransferase produces MPVVRGKNIEPLYTAEQIAERNRDMAKHIAGGPTKDLLVIAVLKGSFIFAADLIRALHDSGLAPEVEFITLSSYGAGTVSQGVRIVKDIDSDVKDRDVLLIDDILESGRTLRFAKELLYERGARNVTIAVLLDKKVKRKEDLEADYVGFECPDYFVVGYGMDVAYAFRELPFVGVVTGDA; encoded by the coding sequence ATGCCCGTCGTCCGTGGAAAAAACATCGAGCCGCTTTACACCGCCGAGCAGATCGCCGAGCGCAATCGCGATATGGCCAAGCACATTGCCGGTGGCCCGACCAAGGATTTGCTGGTCATTGCCGTGCTCAAGGGATCGTTTATTTTCGCAGCCGATCTTATCCGCGCGCTGCATGATAGTGGTCTTGCTCCCGAAGTCGAATTCATCACGCTATCGAGCTATGGCGCCGGCACGGTTTCGCAGGGGGTGAGGATCGTCAAGGATATCGACAGCGACGTGAAGGACCGCGATGTGCTCCTGATCGACGATATTCTCGAATCCGGCCGCACGCTGCGTTTCGCCAAGGAACTGCTTTACGAGCGCGGCGCGCGTAACGTCACCATTGCCGTGCTGCTCGACAAGAAGGTCAAGCGCAAGGAAGATCTGGAGGCCGATTATGTCGGTTTCGAATGTCCAGACTATTTCGTCGTGGGTTACGGCATGGATGTCGCTTATGCCTTCCGCGAACTGCCTTTCGTCGGCGTGGTGACAGGCGACGCCTGA